The Seleniivibrio woodruffii genome window below encodes:
- a CDS encoding flagellin — protein sequence MRITTNMIHMTYTSGNAKSLSNLLNANERVTAGRNMLNPEDDPTYYVTAYSMQIISNEATQFKRNAENAVTWLDNEDNLLQSAYDYISKARNELAVAGRNDSQNAESRKALAGDVLSILNAMKDIGNSKYLGRYVFSGYQTQTEPFVSGDRQISAVVSSYPGAEAITRKLYGDMPELSEGSYTANINVQDGVAYISMTDSRGKSVLIDSNASDDTTTAGNITTTTLVTDYNGEGVINTGVGVGIKLPAGITSGQSLKMQFYYKPGNEITYVGDDGKITTKIASNQEVAINVSGRETFMETYRTTKGTMRNTVNGLPITNTTKFSQIDGANASLADSISFTGTDHNGYKIGTARVSAPGNVTLDMTKASVSERTITVNYANRDYDITLPQKGYSDVEEIIYDINRSLDNHGIGGEMTAVSDGDKIMFISNRTGEGVELSVTGSQNNKLGFKTVPVTATGMDTTFETGYNSFVGPVTTTHSDVPVSAAYTEFYVQGQKIGFTPAAGDANSIQTALNQALMDAGMGFDVYASVSDAAVAGEYDISFELMNTEYTNSTSLATKVDTGAVDEYQFSTPRGVNYPTTDEKRISDMLTHIEGLYGNAVEATVVDGKLQVKDLRSGTSKLTFGVNENNSGIGYPEVEQNVKFSGYYSSKKDDTWNVTVSVDATDISVLVKDKLGNVIFDNTANPIPKSTYNGDAIDIGNGVSIQLGDMVSSPAIPMVNSFEVQMKASSNLSFGDLNVTEKGENVNVFKSLENLYFALNMNIPDSGIGAPSSWKDTFNSTAVPYLDGEFRGNYNDLLNFEVQSSGLKSEYYIQKKQEWTSEKFNNLNVGTVGFEVVVNTPDGKLTRSYSSSAGSASAKLDDFVNQINNDTALQQAGVRAYSEDGKLRIDTGSGANEISVNYNNDLSAYVMGMNDAFPGNGETQPTLDLSKLGTANSTLDINYYDGGAWQTATVTVPNATYATNADLIAVISPQLPAGVSVAMSGDVLSFTGPTSDIIVSGDQNAALGFQHKVGADTVASYGTVTMDLSQKTAAERTLTFSYNDGTDKKVSIEVDAENFMTYDALVANINSKLAAAGIGGVVSAEKVGVNGLGFSFNGVTGTAVSGDYNSTLGFSKAGDAVKIKVTGTDGELVNSYSMDTAGEKYYVADGVYQYYDPGFLYATDSFSAAVGSGIEYELDVLQKAESQVLTSLTTVGNNTSKTESAVTFNANLKLTTEEMKAKYTGSTTIDQTKAAADLTVAETAYQYALKTTSLLLNVSLLDYL from the coding sequence ATGAGAATCACTACAAATATGATACATATGACCTACACTTCGGGTAACGCAAAGAGTCTTTCAAACCTGCTGAACGCCAATGAAAGAGTGACCGCAGGCAGAAACATGCTGAACCCCGAGGACGATCCCACATACTACGTCACCGCATACAGCATGCAGATAATCTCCAATGAGGCCACACAGTTCAAAAGAAACGCAGAAAACGCCGTAACATGGCTGGATAACGAGGACAATCTGCTCCAGTCGGCTTATGACTATATATCAAAAGCAAGAAACGAACTCGCAGTTGCGGGAAGAAACGACAGCCAGAACGCAGAGAGCCGGAAGGCGCTTGCGGGCGACGTTCTCTCAATCCTCAATGCTATGAAAGATATAGGAAACAGTAAATATCTCGGCAGATACGTTTTCTCCGGATATCAGACCCAGACAGAACCTTTCGTCAGCGGCGACAGGCAGATATCCGCAGTGGTATCGAGCTATCCCGGAGCCGAGGCCATCACCAGAAAACTTTACGGCGATATGCCGGAGCTTTCCGAAGGCTCATACACAGCCAACATTAACGTTCAGGACGGGGTGGCATACATCTCCATGACCGATTCCAGAGGCAAGTCCGTTCTGATAGACAGCAACGCATCAGACGACACCACAACCGCAGGAAACATAACCACCACAACACTGGTGACAGACTACAACGGCGAAGGCGTCATAAACACAGGCGTGGGCGTGGGCATAAAGCTGCCGGCGGGCATAACCAGCGGCCAGAGCCTTAAGATGCAGTTTTACTACAAGCCCGGCAACGAGATAACCTATGTCGGCGATGACGGAAAGATAACTACCAAAATTGCCTCCAATCAGGAGGTTGCTATTAACGTGAGCGGCCGAGAGACCTTCATGGAGACCTACAGAACCACTAAAGGCACCATGAGAAACACGGTGAACGGTCTGCCCATAACCAACACAACAAAGTTCTCCCAGATAGACGGAGCCAACGCAAGCCTTGCGGATTCCATCTCCTTCACAGGGACAGACCACAACGGCTACAAGATAGGTACTGCCAGAGTGTCAGCCCCCGGCAACGTTACGCTGGACATGACCAAGGCATCCGTATCCGAAAGAACCATAACCGTGAACTACGCCAACAGGGACTATGACATAACCCTGCCTCAGAAAGGCTATTCCGATGTGGAAGAAATAATCTACGACATCAACAGAAGCCTGGACAACCATGGCATAGGCGGAGAAATGACCGCTGTCAGCGACGGCGACAAGATAATGTTCATCTCCAACAGAACCGGAGAGGGCGTTGAACTGTCGGTAACAGGTTCCCAGAACAACAAACTGGGCTTTAAGACAGTACCCGTTACAGCCACAGGAATGGATACCACATTTGAAACAGGATACAACAGCTTCGTGGGGCCCGTTACAACAACCCACAGCGACGTTCCCGTTTCAGCCGCATACACAGAGTTCTATGTTCAGGGGCAAAAGATAGGCTTCACACCCGCCGCAGGCGATGCGAACTCAATCCAGACGGCTCTGAATCAGGCTCTTATGGATGCAGGAATGGGCTTTGACGTATACGCAAGTGTCAGCGATGCGGCAGTGGCAGGCGAATATGACATCTCTTTTGAGCTGATGAACACTGAATACACCAACAGCACATCTCTGGCCACAAAGGTGGACACAGGCGCAGTTGATGAGTATCAGTTTTCGACACCCAGAGGGGTGAACTATCCCACAACGGACGAAAAACGTATCAGCGACATGCTGACGCACATAGAAGGACTCTACGGAAACGCTGTTGAGGCCACGGTTGTCGACGGCAAACTTCAGGTGAAAGACCTGAGAAGCGGAACAAGCAAGCTGACCTTCGGAGTGAACGAAAACAACTCCGGTATAGGATATCCTGAGGTTGAGCAGAATGTTAAATTCTCAGGCTACTATTCCTCCAAAAAGGACGACACATGGAATGTCACTGTCAGCGTAGACGCAACCGACATCTCTGTTCTGGTGAAGGATAAGCTGGGCAACGTCATCTTTGACAACACAGCCAACCCCATCCCCAAATCAACCTATAACGGCGACGCAATAGACATAGGCAACGGTGTGTCCATACAGCTTGGCGATATGGTCTCATCACCCGCCATTCCCATGGTCAACTCTTTCGAAGTTCAGATGAAGGCAAGCTCAAACCTGAGCTTCGGCGACCTGAACGTTACAGAAAAGGGTGAGAACGTTAACGTTTTCAAATCCCTTGAAAACCTCTACTTCGCACTGAACATGAACATTCCCGACTCAGGCATCGGCGCACCCAGCTCATGGAAAGACACGTTCAACTCCACGGCAGTGCCCTATCTTGACGGTGAGTTCAGAGGCAACTACAACGATCTGCTGAATTTCGAGGTGCAGTCCTCCGGACTTAAATCCGAATACTACATCCAGAAAAAGCAGGAGTGGACATCGGAAAAATTCAACAACCTGAACGTCGGCACAGTGGGCTTTGAGGTTGTGGTCAACACTCCGGACGGAAAACTGACCAGATCATACAGCTCGTCCGCAGGTTCCGCATCTGCAAAACTTGACGACTTCGTAAATCAGATAAACAACGACACCGCCCTTCAGCAGGCTGGTGTCAGAGCCTACAGCGAAGACGGAAAACTCAGGATCGACACGGGTTCCGGAGCCAACGAAATATCCGTCAATTATAACAACGATCTCTCAGCATATGTCATGGGCATGAATGATGCTTTCCCCGGAAACGGCGAAACACAGCCCACCCTCGACCTGAGCAAGCTGGGAACGGCAAACAGCACGCTGGACATAAACTATTACGACGGAGGAGCATGGCAAACGGCAACGGTCACAGTGCCCAACGCAACCTATGCCACAAACGCAGACCTGATCGCCGTGATATCCCCCCAGCTCCCTGCGGGAGTCAGCGTTGCAATGTCAGGCGATGTGCTTTCGTTTACAGGCCCCACATCAGATATCATAGTTTCCGGCGACCAGAACGCCGCACTGGGATTTCAGCATAAGGTTGGTGCAGACACTGTTGCCAGCTACGGCACCGTTACGATGGATCTCAGCCAGAAAACAGCTGCCGAAAGAACTCTCACTTTCTCATACAACGACGGTACCGACAAAAAAGTCAGTATCGAGGTTGACGCAGAGAACTTTATGACCTATGACGCCCTCGTTGCCAATATCAACTCCAAACTGGCTGCGGCAGGCATAGGCGGAGTGGTTTCCGCTGAAAAGGTCGGAGTGAACGGTCTTGGATTCTCCTTCAACGGAGTAACGGGAACGGCGGTTTCAGGCGATTATAACAGCACACTCGGTTTCTCAAAGGCCGGAGATGCAGTTAAGATAAAAGTTACCGGAACAGACGGCGAACTGGTCAACAGCTACTCCATGGACACTGCCGGCGAAAAATATTATGTGGCCGACGGTGTGTACCAATACTATGATCCCGGCTTCCTCTACGCAACGGATTCATTCTCTGCGGCGGTAGGCTCGGGGATAGAATATGAACTGGACGTGCTTCAGAAGGCCGAATCGCAGGTGCTCACTTCGCTTACAACAGTGGGCAACAACACCAGCAAAACAGAATCGGCCGTGACCTTTAACGCAAATCTGAAGCTGACCACGGAAGAGATGAAAGCCAAATATACAGGCTCAACCACCATCGACCAGACAAAGGCGGCGGCGGATCTTACGGTAGCCGAGACAGCTTACCAGTATGCATTGAAAACAACTTCTTTGCTTTTAAATGTAAGTCTGCTTGATTATCTGTAA
- the flgK gene encoding flagellar hook-associated protein FlgK: protein MGNILGILGTGVSGLFAAQAQIDVAGNNITNVNTEGYSRQRVSLVTSSSQVTQYGVFGRGVTIENIVQIYDSVLANTIRNETSDLAYYTTTQDALTNIEIYFNELEDGSGLGEAMSEYFAAWSDLANTATDQSDEALIKKQTVVEKADLLAEKIRASYTAMEQVKQQSNKNVKDYVGEINTISQNISYLNSQIAMVEATGQMANDLRDKREILLNDLSELTNVSVVERTSGQIAVYVGGNALVDEGAYYQLRTAQTSGSDNDFSIFWGTPSSVDKLGVDVTESFSSGKIGGELTIRDSVVQSYMDSLNDLAATLIVKTNELHSVGQGSDKLTQITSSSGVKNASYPLSDPAGALPSAVTAGVMRITIYDSDGKVVDNLDIEIDPKVDTMNSIISKISYADGNPNGGIIQASLSQNNTIKIYSESGYSFSFAEDTSGFLTASGTYGFFSGENASNIGVSSLIKENISYLATSKSGAVGDNQNAKAIADLKGSKVFSQNVTLDEYYALFVGKIATDKSTADTYATTKLHLVTEYSKKLESIKGVSLDEEMAEIIRFQRAYEASARFINVVDEMIDKIVNGLGTGGR, encoded by the coding sequence ATGGGAAATATCTTAGGCATACTGGGAACGGGCGTATCTGGGCTTTTTGCAGCTCAGGCACAGATTGACGTTGCCGGTAACAACATCACAAACGTAAACACCGAAGGCTACTCCAGACAGCGTGTAAGCCTTGTGACATCCAGCTCACAGGTAACGCAGTACGGAGTTTTCGGTCGTGGCGTAACCATCGAGAACATCGTTCAGATATACGACAGCGTTCTCGCAAACACCATCCGTAACGAAACTTCGGATCTGGCGTATTACACCACAACTCAGGATGCGCTGACAAACATCGAGATCTATTTCAACGAGCTTGAGGACGGTTCGGGGCTGGGCGAGGCCATGTCGGAATATTTTGCCGCATGGAGCGACCTTGCAAACACAGCCACCGATCAGTCGGACGAAGCACTCATAAAGAAACAGACCGTTGTTGAAAAAGCCGACCTGCTGGCAGAAAAGATAAGAGCCAGCTACACCGCTATGGAGCAGGTTAAGCAGCAGTCCAACAAAAACGTTAAAGATTACGTCGGCGAGATAAACACCATTTCCCAGAACATATCCTATCTTAACAGCCAGATAGCCATGGTTGAGGCCACAGGCCAGATGGCGAACGACCTGAGAGACAAGAGGGAGATACTCCTGAACGATCTTTCGGAACTGACCAACGTTTCTGTTGTTGAAAGAACATCAGGACAGATCGCAGTTTATGTGGGCGGAAACGCACTGGTGGACGAAGGGGCATATTATCAGCTCCGCACAGCTCAGACATCCGGCTCCGACAACGACTTCTCAATTTTCTGGGGAACACCCAGCTCTGTTGACAAACTGGGCGTGGATGTTACGGAATCTTTCAGCTCCGGCAAAATAGGCGGCGAGCTGACCATAAGAGATTCTGTTGTCCAGAGCTATATGGACTCGCTGAACGACCTTGCAGCCACGCTTATCGTAAAAACAAACGAACTGCACTCGGTGGGTCAGGGTTCGGACAAACTCACACAGATAACCTCATCCAGCGGCGTCAAAAACGCATCATATCCTCTGAGCGACCCTGCGGGCGCACTGCCCTCTGCTGTCACAGCCGGAGTAATGCGTATCACCATCTATGACAGCGACGGAAAGGTTGTCGACAACCTCGACATCGAGATCGATCCCAAGGTCGATACGATGAACTCCATCATAAGCAAGATATCCTATGCGGACGGCAACCCCAACGGAGGCATCATTCAGGCCTCGCTGTCCCAGAACAACACAATAAAAATATACTCCGAGTCCGGATACTCCTTCTCTTTTGCGGAGGATACATCAGGTTTCCTGACGGCATCCGGAACCTACGGTTTCTTCTCCGGTGAAAACGCTTCGAACATAGGCGTTTCATCGCTGATAAAAGAGAACATAAGCTATCTGGCCACATCCAAATCAGGCGCAGTGGGCGACAACCAGAACGCCAAAGCCATAGCCGATCTGAAAGGCTCAAAGGTCTTTTCCCAGAACGTTACTCTGGATGAATACTACGCTCTTTTCGTGGGCAAGATAGCCACCGACAAATCCACAGCGGACACATATGCGACCACAAAACTGCATCTGGTGACCGAATATTCCAAAAAACTGGAGAGCATCAAGGGTGTCTCTCTGGACGAGGAAATGGCTGAGATCATACGCTTTCAGAGGGCATATGAAGCCAGCGCAAGATTTATCAACGTTGTTGATGAGATGATCGACAAGATAGTGAACGGCCTGGGAACAGGCGGCAGGTAA
- the flgN gene encoding flagellar export chaperone FlgN produces the protein MENIKALLEIMDSQKKLYNEMLSVLQEEKEAAIRWDSARTNELAKTKDTLTYKEKFINEAFVNCIKKIEKEHGLEGLRVEIIARELAGEHSTELMAVRNELVSLTKKVNDANTSLKILFKTNMTMIEGLFQKLGVAGRNTYGISKQFNTGKTSTICQTG, from the coding sequence ATGGAAAACATCAAAGCACTGCTTGAAATAATGGACTCTCAGAAAAAACTCTACAATGAGATGCTGTCCGTTCTTCAGGAAGAAAAAGAAGCCGCAATCAGATGGGACTCCGCCCGCACAAACGAGCTGGCGAAGACCAAGGACACCCTTACCTATAAGGAAAAGTTCATCAATGAGGCTTTTGTCAACTGTATCAAAAAGATAGAAAAAGAGCACGGCCTTGAGGGTCTGCGTGTTGAGATTATCGCGCGTGAACTGGCCGGGGAACACTCAACGGAGCTGATGGCAGTCCGCAACGAGCTGGTGTCCCTCACCAAAAAAGTGAACGATGCGAACACCTCGCTGAAGATTCTCTTTAAGACCAACATGACAATGATCGAAGGACTGTTCCAGAAACTGGGCGTTGCCGGAAGAAACACCTACGGCATCAGCAAACAGTTCAACACGGGAAAAACTTCCACCATCTGTCAGACAGGCTAA
- the flgM gene encoding flagellar biosynthesis anti-sigma factor FlgM — translation MRIDDKMRFDLNKANEATAKKKTASSSYESVSASGTDSVSFSDSARLLSSVKNGVKSSPDVRTDLVADLKNRIENGTYNVSGRQVAEKIVQNSIEDLF, via the coding sequence ATGAGAATAGACGACAAAATGAGATTCGACCTGAACAAGGCGAACGAGGCTACAGCAAAAAAGAAAACAGCTTCTTCCTCATACGAGTCCGTCTCTGCGTCCGGCACAGACTCTGTCAGCTTCTCCGACAGCGCCAGACTCCTCTCGAGTGTCAAAAACGGCGTTAAATCTTCGCCCGATGTCAGAACCGATCTCGTGGCCGACCTGAAAAACAGAATCGAAAACGGAACATATAATGTTTCCGGACGTCAGGTTGCCGAGAAGATAGTTCAGAACTCGATAGAAGATCTCTTCTAA
- a CDS encoding rod-binding protein: protein MNTEVIDSSINYTKDKTQKLKKACEDFEALFVSKMFETMRKSEIEGGLVEKNQGEEVFTSMLDSEIAQLSVKGGGMGLGKMMFESLSKYLDNDKGNNFPAQEKTAPTGSDILKLRQELSGTDVASDIAVRQ, encoded by the coding sequence ATGAACACGGAAGTAATCGACAGCTCCATAAACTACACCAAAGACAAGACACAGAAGCTGAAAAAAGCCTGTGAGGATTTTGAAGCTCTGTTCGTGTCGAAAATGTTCGAAACAATGCGCAAGTCCGAAATAGAGGGCGGACTGGTGGAAAAGAATCAGGGGGAAGAGGTCTTCACCTCAATGCTTGATTCCGAGATAGCACAGCTTTCCGTAAAGGGCGGCGGCATGGGTCTCGGAAAGATGATGTTTGAGTCCCTCAGCAAATATCTCGATAACGACAAAGGAAATAATTTCCCCGCACAGGAAAAAACAGCCCCGACAGGGAGCGATATATTGAAATTAAGGCAGGAATTAAGTGGCACGGATGTTGCTTCTGATATAGCAGTCAGACAGTAA
- a CDS encoding flagellar basal body P-ring protein FlgI gives MRTVFLTLLIAIFAQSAFALVKIRDISNVEGIRDNQLIGYGLVVGLNGTGDKSGTEFTVQSLVNMMERMGITVDKNAVKVKNVAAVMVTAKLQPFSKSGSKMDVIVSSVGDAKSLEGGTLLMTPLSAANGQVFAVAQGPVSVGGMNVAASGAGTVKNHPTVGMIPNGAIIEREIPFNMDETNIVLNFKNNNLSDMVKAKDAINRRVGANVAKISSPSTIEVVVPRAQSANYYVYMDNVLSAEIEPTNLARVVVDERTGTIVMGADVRINTVAVSHGNLTINISSTVEVQKDQNFIGQQGQNNQAQQQQQQITVTEEDAKLMIVPEGVAISDLVKALNSIGVTPRDLISILQAIKSAGALHGELQVM, from the coding sequence ATGAGGACAGTATTTTTAACACTTTTAATCGCAATATTCGCACAGAGCGCATTCGCACTGGTGAAAATAAGAGATATCTCAAACGTTGAAGGAATAAGAGACAACCAGCTCATAGGCTACGGTCTTGTGGTCGGTCTCAACGGAACAGGCGACAAAAGCGGAACCGAGTTCACCGTACAGTCGCTGGTAAACATGATGGAGCGGATGGGAATAACCGTGGACAAGAACGCCGTTAAGGTTAAGAACGTTGCGGCGGTAATGGTAACGGCGAAACTCCAGCCCTTCTCAAAGTCCGGCAGCAAGATGGACGTTATAGTCTCATCTGTGGGCGATGCAAAAAGCCTTGAGGGCGGAACGCTCCTTATGACCCCCCTTTCGGCGGCAAACGGTCAGGTTTTCGCAGTTGCGCAGGGACCGGTTTCCGTGGGCGGAATGAACGTTGCGGCATCCGGAGCGGGAACGGTTAAAAACCACCCCACAGTGGGCATGATACCCAACGGAGCCATCATCGAGCGTGAGATCCCCTTCAATATGGATGAAACCAACATCGTGCTCAACTTCAAAAACAACAACCTCTCCGACATGGTGAAGGCAAAGGATGCCATCAACAGAAGAGTGGGCGCAAACGTTGCGAAGATATCCTCACCCTCAACCATCGAAGTGGTTGTGCCCAGAGCACAGTCAGCCAACTACTATGTATATATGGACAACGTCCTTTCAGCGGAAATTGAACCCACGAACCTTGCCAGAGTGGTTGTTGACGAGAGAACGGGAACCATCGTAATGGGTGCGGACGTGCGCATAAACACAGTTGCCGTATCGCACGGCAACCTGACGATAAACATCAGCTCCACTGTTGAGGTTCAGAAAGATCAGAACTTCATAGGTCAGCAGGGGCAGAACAATCAGGCTCAGCAGCAGCAACAGCAGATAACAGTGACCGAAGAGGACGCAAAACTGATGATAGTCCCCGAGGGCGTTGCCATAAGCGACCTTGTCAAGGCTCTCAACTCAATAGGAGTGACCCCCAGAGACCTGATATCCATCCTTCAGGCAATAAAGTCAGCCGGAGCACTCCACGGCGAACTGCAGGTGATGTAA
- a CDS encoding flagellar basal body L-ring protein FlgH → MIKNALLMLVLTALLTAGCAKKPTFENDALANSYKKELEDYKRMQESKRPTASLWTDTASQSSLFLDYKGRHIGDIITVNIVESSSATNSNSTSTAKSQAASSTLTNLMGLSANLGVTNLLGTGNALNLDNSLNSSNTFQGNGAKSKTDRVTGTIAARVLEVLPSGNLVIEGHREIIVDNEKQTITLSGIVRQKDIAADNTVESIAIADAKIAYSGSGMLSDANKPGWLMTLVNWIMPF, encoded by the coding sequence ATGATAAAAAATGCCCTTCTGATGCTGGTTCTTACAGCCCTCCTGACAGCAGGATGCGCCAAAAAACCCACATTCGAAAACGATGCTCTTGCCAACAGCTATAAAAAAGAGCTGGAAGACTATAAACGCATGCAGGAATCCAAAAGACCCACAGCCTCCCTGTGGACCGACACTGCATCACAGAGCAGTCTGTTTCTGGACTACAAGGGCAGACACATAGGCGACATCATAACGGTGAACATCGTGGAAAGCTCTTCTGCCACAAACTCAAACTCAACATCCACAGCTAAGTCACAGGCGGCATCGTCCACCCTGACAAACCTGATGGGTCTTTCCGCAAACCTCGGCGTAACCAACCTGCTGGGAACCGGAAACGCACTCAATCTGGACAACAGCCTCAACTCATCCAACACATTTCAGGGTAACGGAGCAAAATCCAAAACCGACAGGGTTACAGGAACCATCGCCGCAAGAGTGCTTGAGGTTCTTCCCTCCGGCAACCTTGTTATAGAGGGACACAGAGAGATAATCGTGGACAACGAGAAACAGACGATAACTCTGAGCGGAATCGTCCGCCAGAAAGACATAGCAGCCGACAACACAGTTGAATCCATCGCCATTGCCGATGCCAAGATAGCCTACAGCGGCTCGGGCATGCTTTCCGACGCAAACAAGCCCGGCTGGCTGATGACTCTTGTCAACTGGATAATGCCTTTCTAA
- the flgA gene encoding flagellar basal body P-ring formation chaperone FlgA encodes MRFFALFILLLFFARAEANVIIVDSECITLRDIFPNLPINDNVFCGLDYGQEKVINRQMAVFIINKYKIAGVSPGEATFRRKGAEVNTDRFKEDIKNQLTIMYPDMDVEVEEIRMTRPFYVADSMQYKIDIPANRFGNVSIGVDNGVRKYSFSVLLKAYKEIYVASGLIRKGEDVASKSTLMRMDMGKVHGDPVMKLKGYIATMNIPAGRPITSGVIEKEPDALKDSNVTIVYKSGNLEIVAQGRLIEDAFEGKIVRVENISSGKIIRGEYASGRKVIVNSR; translated from the coding sequence ATGAGATTTTTTGCGCTGTTCATCCTTTTGCTGTTTTTTGCCAGAGCCGAGGCCAACGTTATCATTGTGGATTCGGAATGCATCACCCTTCGGGATATCTTTCCGAACCTTCCCATAAACGATAACGTTTTCTGCGGGCTGGACTACGGACAGGAAAAGGTCATCAACAGGCAGATGGCCGTATTCATAATCAACAAATACAAGATAGCCGGAGTCTCCCCCGGCGAGGCAACTTTCCGCAGAAAGGGTGCGGAGGTCAACACCGACAGGTTCAAAGAGGACATCAAAAATCAGCTGACGATTATGTATCCCGACATGGACGTTGAAGTTGAGGAGATACGCATGACCCGCCCGTTCTATGTGGCCGACAGCATGCAGTATAAAATTGACATTCCCGCCAACAGGTTCGGCAACGTCTCCATAGGCGTTGACAACGGCGTGCGCAAATACAGCTTCAGTGTTCTGCTGAAAGCCTACAAAGAGATATACGTCGCCTCCGGACTCATCAGAAAGGGCGAGGACGTGGCATCAAAATCAACCCTTATGCGCATGGACATGGGCAAGGTTCACGGGGATCCGGTCATGAAGCTTAAAGGCTACATTGCAACCATGAACATACCCGCAGGCCGCCCCATCACATCCGGCGTGATAGAGAAAGAACCCGACGCTCTTAAGGATTCCAACGTCACAATAGTCTATAAATCCGGAAATCTGGAGATAGTAGCTCAGGGCAGACTTATCGAGGATGCCTTCGAGGGAAAAATAGTCCGGGTGGAAAACATCTCCAGCGGCAAAATTATCCGCGGTGAATACGCCTCAGGCCGAAAAGTCATTGTAAATTCAAGATAA
- the flgG gene encoding flagellar basal-body rod protein FlgG, with amino-acid sequence MFRTLWTAASGMTAQQTNIDTISNNLANVNNIGFKKSRAFFQDLIYQEIKPAGAISAAGLTHPTGIQVGLGTKVSAIEKVHSQGSFQNTDVDLDIAIEGDGYFQFQLPNGDIGYTRAGSLKVDANGNLTNENGYLLEPAVTIPENTTSIAFGEDGTISVTTPDQEEAQEIGQIELVRFINPAGLKSIGKNFYIPSGASGEAVAGVPGEENFGTIAQGVLEMSNVSVVEDMVNMITAQRAYEINSKAIQTADDMLQVVNSLKR; translated from the coding sequence ATGTTCAGGACACTTTGGACAGCCGCCTCCGGTATGACGGCACAGCAGACAAACATTGATACCATTTCAAACAACCTTGCGAACGTTAACAACATCGGTTTTAAAAAATCGAGAGCGTTTTTTCAGGATCTGATATATCAGGAGATAAAGCCCGCAGGAGCGATCTCCGCCGCAGGACTCACCCACCCCACAGGCATTCAGGTGGGTCTGGGTACGAAAGTTTCAGCCATTGAAAAGGTTCACTCGCAGGGCAGTTTTCAGAACACCGACGTTGACCTTGACATCGCCATTGAAGGGGACGGATATTTCCAGTTCCAGCTTCCCAACGGCGACATAGGCTACACCCGTGCGGGTTCCCTTAAGGTCGATGCAAACGGCAACCTGACCAACGAAAACGGATATCTTCTTGAGCCGGCAGTAACAATTCCTGAAAACACCACCTCAATAGCCTTCGGCGAGGACGGAACCATCAGTGTAACCACTCCCGATCAGGAGGAGGCTCAGGAGATAGGCCAGATAGAGCTTGTGCGGTTCATCAACCCCGCAGGTCTCAAGTCCATAGGAAAAAACTTCTACATACCCTCCGGAGCCAGCGGTGAAGCCGTTGCGGGAGTTCCCGGCGAGGAGAACTTCGGTACGATAGCTCAGGGCGTTCTTGAAATGTCCAACGTAAGCGTCGTTGAGGATATGGTAAACATGATCACCGCCCAGAGAGCCTATGAGATAAATTCAAAGGCTATTCAGACGGCTGACGATATGCTTCAAGTTGTCAACAGCCTTAAAAGGTAA